The Thalassomonas actiniarum genome contains the following window.
AAACGGCGCACGGTTTTATCCTTCAGGCGCCACTGCCATTTATGAGCATATTTGCAATCCTGGTTATAGATGGCGACACCGCCCTGCGGCAGACCTTCAAAGATCTCCCCTTTTGCCCGGGCAACACCGCATAAATCGCCAAAACCTTCCAAATGGGCGGCGGCAATGTTATTGATCATCGCCACATCCGGTGCAACCAGGCCTGTGGTATAGGCGATTTCCCCGATATGGTTGGCGCCCATTTCAATCACCGCATACTCATGCTGCGGTTCAAGGCGCAGCAAGGTTAACGGTACGCCGATATCGTTATTAAAATTGCCTTTGGTAGCCAATACCTTGCCCAAACGGGACAAGATCGCCGCCACCATTTCTTTTACCGTGGTTTTGCCGCTGCTGCCGGTAATGCCGACCGTTTTCGGCGCGATCTTGGCTTTGATATAAGCGCCGATCTTGCCCAGGGCAATGCGGGTATCTTCCACCACCACTTGCGGTATGTCACAGTCTACCCGGTGATCGACAATCACCGCACTGCAGCCCAATTCAACCACCTGTTCGATAAAACGGTGGCCGTCAAAATTAGGCCCTTTTAATGCCAGGAAAACATCTCCGGCATTAAGCGCCCGGCTGTCGGTGCCGATCTGCTCAACATTGATATCTGCACCTACCAGGTTTCCCCCGGTTGCACTTGCTATTTCAGATAAAGGTAAACTGATCATCGTTCACTCTCGCTTAGACTAGGTCGTTGAAAGTAATCACGTACCAGATAACGCATACTAACATCTGCTTTTTCATTGTTCATTAAACTGTAATGCTTTGTAATAACAGTACTTCCTTTATCGCCGGCAACTAATGCCAGACTAAAATCCGCCTTCCCGCTTAACGGGAAAGGTAAAACTAATTTGTTCATGACCGGTTTTCTTTTTCGTTTTCCCTATGACTCTGTTGAGCACTTTCCTGATGGAAAAAGCCAAGCACCAGTTCACGTTCGTTATATTCAATTTTTTCATCTTTGATCATGATGTAATCTTCGTGGCCTTTACCCGCCAGCAGCACCATATCCCCGGCTTTGGCCCGGGATAATACCGACAGCACCGCCTGGGAGCGGTCGAGGATCACCGTCATTTTCTCTGTTTTTTCACAGCCGGCAAGAATATCGCCGACGATTAATTCCGCCGCCTCAAACCTGGGGTTATCATTGGTGATCACCACATGATCCGCCAACTGCTCGGCTATTTTACCCATCTCAGGGCGCTTGCCTTTATCCCGGTCGCCGCCGCAGCCAAAGACCAGCCATAGTTGCCCCTGACAGTGGCGGCGGCATGCCAGCAAAGCTTTTTCCAGGGCATCCGGGGTATGGGCATAATCCACCACAGCGGTGGCTTTTCCCGGTGCGCTGATATTTTCCATGCGCCCCAAAATAGGAGTTAGAGTTTTCACCGCCGCACTCAAAGCATCCAGCGGCAAGTCTTTGGCGAACAGCACCGCAATCGCCGCCAGCAGGTTATCGACATTAAAGTCCCCCATCAGCGGACTGTTTATTTCAAAGCAGCCTAAATGCGTGTCCAGGGTAAAACTTGTGCCCTCGGCGGTTGCCTTGATATTGGCGGCATACAGGTATTGCGAAAAGCTTTTCACTTGCTCGCTGCGGCCAAAAACGATCACCGGCTGCGTCTGTGGCCAGTTGGCCAGTTTTTCCCGGGCCCGGCTGTCATCGCCGTTTAAGATGGCAATTTGCCCGGCTTCTCCGGTAAAGATGGAGAATTTTGCCTCGGCATAATTTTCCATGGTTTGATGGTAATCAAGATGATCGCGGCTAAGATTGGTAAAAACCGCAATATCGAGCAAACTGGGGCAAACCCGCTTCTGGGTTAAGGCGTGTGAAGACACTTCCATGGCAACATCGCTGATACCTTGTCCGGAAAACTCTGCCAGCAACTGGTGCAGCTGAGTCGGTCCCGGCGTGGTATTGGCAATGGGCTTTAAGGCATCCAGAGCGCCGGCCCCTACGGTGCCGATAATGGCGCACTCATGCCGGTAAGCCGACAGTAGTTTGGCAATGATCTGGCTGGTGCTGGTTTTACCGTTAGTGCCGGTAATGCCTATTATGGTCATTGCCGCTTGCGGCTCCCGGTAATAGGCTTTGGCCAAATCATAAAGCTTACTGTCGAGCTGATAGAACTGTACTAAGTCCACCGATTTATCGCCAAAGGTGCGTTTAATGATATTGCCGTGCTGTAAATGATGCTGGCACTGGGCGATCACCAGATTGGCTCCCGCCAAGACCGCTTTTTCTATATGCTGGCGACCATCCTGGTTTGTGCCCAAAACCGCACAAAAAATATCTCCAGGCCGGATTTCCCGGCTGTCGTTAACCAGGTTGCCGGTAGCTACGGGCTCAATGCTGATATCAAACAGACCCAGGGCCTGATCTATGGCGTATTTTGCATCAGACATTGCTTTGCCCCTTGATAACTGCACTGTCCGTTGCCACTTGTTTTTCGCTGTCAGCATCTGACAAAGCGGCACTTGTGGTCGCATCCGGAGCGATATTGAGTAATTGCAATGCCCCTTTCATCACTCGGGAAAATACCGGCGCGGCAATTTCACCGCCGTGATAAAGGTCACCGCCGGGTTCGTTGATCATCACCACCACCGCCAGTTCCGGACGTGACAGCGGCGCGATACCGGCAAAAGTGCCGACATAGTCATTACCGTAACCGCCGGCAACCGCCTTGATAGTCGTACCGGTTTTTCCGCCGACGCGATAGCCGTCGACCTTGGCATTGCTTACCTTTTCATTGACCACATGCTCAAGCATATCCAGCACTTCGGCGGTATAATGTTTCGATAACACCCGCTCCCCTTCGGGGATTTTATCGGTTTTCAATATGCTTAACGGCCGCTTGATGCCGCCGTTTGCTACCGTGCTGTAAAATCTTGCCAACTGCGCCGGACTGATCGCCAAACCATGGCCCCAGGATAAGGTCGCCAGTTCGAATTTCGACCAGCGGCTGCGATCCGATAACATGCCCGGGCTTTCGCCGATCAAGCCGGTACCGGTATCTTCGGCAAAGCCCATTTCAA
Protein-coding sequences here:
- the murF gene encoding UDP-N-acetylmuramoyl-tripeptide--D-alanyl-D-alanine ligase codes for the protein MISLPLSEIASATGGNLVGADINVEQIGTDSRALNAGDVFLALKGPNFDGHRFIEQVVELGCSAVIVDHRVDCDIPQVVVEDTRIALGKIGAYIKAKIAPKTVGITGSSGKTTVKEMVAAILSRLGKVLATKGNFNNDIGVPLTLLRLEPQHEYAVIEMGANHIGEIAYTTGLVAPDVAMINNIAAAHLEGFGDLCGVARAKGEIFEGLPQGGVAIYNQDCKYAHKWQWRLKDKTVRRFSCAGEASCYSSDVRLDTSGCARFTLNTREGQVDIRLTVPGKHNVCNAVAAATVTLELGASLEDIRLGLAQMTPVSGRLNLLELNGNCRLIDDTYNANVESIKAGIELLSAYPGVRVLVLGDMGELGSEARSYHQEVGEYAKSLGIDILFTLGVLSQSTADAFKENGRHFSSREQLVTTLAQTLDNESQPISILVKGSRSAHMEHVVQEIIAWRNGQPQQEHV
- a CDS encoding UDP-N-acetylmuramoyl-L-alanyl-D-glutamate--2,6-diaminopimelate ligase; this translates as MSDAKYAIDQALGLFDISIEPVATGNLVNDSREIRPGDIFCAVLGTNQDGRQHIEKAVLAGANLVIAQCQHHLQHGNIIKRTFGDKSVDLVQFYQLDSKLYDLAKAYYREPQAAMTIIGITGTNGKTSTSQIIAKLLSAYRHECAIIGTVGAGALDALKPIANTTPGPTQLHQLLAEFSGQGISDVAMEVSSHALTQKRVCPSLLDIAVFTNLSRDHLDYHQTMENYAEAKFSIFTGEAGQIAILNGDDSRAREKLANWPQTQPVIVFGRSEQVKSFSQYLYAANIKATAEGTSFTLDTHLGCFEINSPLMGDFNVDNLLAAIAVLFAKDLPLDALSAAVKTLTPILGRMENISAPGKATAVVDYAHTPDALEKALLACRRHCQGQLWLVFGCGGDRDKGKRPEMGKIAEQLADHVVITNDNPRFEAAELIVGDILAGCEKTEKMTVILDRSQAVLSVLSRAKAGDMVLLAGKGHEDYIMIKDEKIEYNERELVLGFFHQESAQQSHRENEKENRS